One window of the bacterium genome contains the following:
- a CDS encoding MFS transporter, whose amino-acid sequence MRSFLVIWAGQALSMLGSGLSGFALGVWVYQQTGSATQFALIALAATLPAVLIAPLAGVLVDRWDRRRVMILSDLGAALGTAALALLYWQGLLALWHILLASALGACLGAFQGPAWQASVTLLVPPAQLARASGLAQLAQAAANIVAPLLAGLLLLSIGVTGVLLLDLASFLLAMLSLVAVRIPRPAATGEGAVRRGLWREARAGWAAIADRRGLRDMLLLFAALNFVLGMVNALAVPMLLSFTDAARLGGIVSVGGLGMLAGSLALSAWGGPRRKIHGVLGFLVALGFGIVLVGLRPSASLVTAGLFLAMACAPVVNGSSQAIWQRKVPPALQGRVFATRSMVALGAAPLAYLLSGPLADRVFGPLLLADGALAGSLGRVLGTGPGRGIGLMFILSGLATAALSLLAYLNPALRRVEEELPDALPRPESDAASPAAEPAGA is encoded by the coding sequence ATGCGGAGCTTCCTCGTGATCTGGGCCGGGCAGGCGCTGTCGATGCTCGGCTCGGGCCTGAGCGGCTTCGCGCTGGGCGTCTGGGTCTACCAGCAGACGGGCTCGGCCACGCAGTTCGCGCTGATCGCCCTCGCCGCCACCTTGCCCGCCGTGCTCATCGCGCCGCTGGCCGGAGTGCTCGTCGATCGCTGGGACCGCCGGCGCGTGATGATCCTCAGCGACCTCGGCGCCGCGCTCGGGACGGCGGCGCTCGCCCTGCTCTACTGGCAGGGGCTGCTGGCGCTCTGGCACATTCTCCTCGCCAGCGCCCTGGGCGCCTGCCTCGGCGCCTTCCAGGGGCCGGCCTGGCAGGCCTCGGTGACCCTGCTGGTGCCGCCGGCGCAGCTCGCGCGGGCGAGCGGCCTCGCCCAGCTCGCGCAGGCCGCGGCCAACATCGTCGCGCCGCTGCTCGCGGGGCTGCTGCTGCTCTCGATCGGGGTCACGGGCGTGCTGCTGCTCGATCTCGCGAGCTTCCTGCTCGCGATGCTCAGCCTGGTCGCCGTGCGCATCCCGCGGCCGGCGGCGACCGGCGAGGGCGCCGTCCGCCGTGGCCTCTGGCGCGAGGCGCGGGCGGGCTGGGCGGCCATCGCCGACCGCCGCGGCCTGCGCGACATGCTGCTCCTCTTCGCCGCGCTCAACTTCGTGCTCGGGATGGTCAACGCGCTCGCCGTGCCGATGCTGCTCAGCTTCACGGACGCCGCGCGCCTGGGCGGCATCGTCTCGGTGGGCGGCCTCGGCATGCTGGCGGGGAGCCTCGCGCTCAGCGCCTGGGGCGGGCCGCGGCGCAAGATCCACGGCGTGCTCGGCTTCCTGGTCGCGCTGGGCTTCGGGATCGTACTTGTCGGTCTGCGGCCCAGCGCGTCGCTGGTGACGGCGGGGCTCTTCCTCGCCATGGCCTGCGCGCCGGTCGTCAACGGCTCGAGCCAGGCGATCTGGCAGCGCAAGGTGCCGCCCGCGCTGCAGGGCCGCGTGTTCGCCACGCGCAGCATGGTGGCGCTGGGTGCGGCGCCGCTCGCCTATCTGCTCTCGGGGCCGCTGGCCGATCGCGTCTTCGGGCCGCTCCTGCTCGCGGATGGCGCGCTTGCGGGCAGCCTTGGCCGCGTTCTCGGCACCGGGCCGGGCCGCGGCATCGGCCTGATGTTCATCCTCTCGGGGCTGGCGACGGCCGCGCTCTCCCTGCTCGCCTATCTCAATCCCGCGCTGCGCCGCGTCGAGGAAGAACTGCCCGATGCGCTGCCCCGACCGGAGTCGGACGCAGCGTCGCCGGCGGCCGAGCCGGCGGGGGCCTAG
- a CDS encoding DUF4091 domain-containing protein translates to MTTRSCSPLWVLGLALLLAMPGAARGGEPGLWVLSSLAKPLPSQPTPDFLVQFECEPEIRAARGESEALQLLVLAPAEGLRALRAESGAFVGPAGERWAPGTLRCDFVGYVTTQKPYYGTLRVGEWPDPLLAARSVDVPAGHAQPIWVEIDVPRAAKPGRYQGELLLSATGWTKRLPLTVEVWDFELPLAPSLPSSFLLRVRYLYDFHKLERGTPAAEAMIRRYHESMLAHRIMPTHVGTDEVHTRPELTLSDDGRLRQADFRAFDAKIEWAMARGQTHFGHEGPRRINPLSEGNWRAIADHLREKGWLDRFYTYLADETYEGVAEVTAMVNRAAPDLKNLITQLPKEGFPDVDLWCPRLGDAQMHARDIGHRLKLTGRSRKDLWVYTAGNAGSDVPALHLDVPGIEARVSPLAIWTEGYGGFLFWCVNYWTVDPWLDPMVYPRQNGNGSLYYPGPEGPLPAVRLKLLRDGFDDVDYAALLDARQDPLATHILEGLPVRSALDWPRDPRPLLAWRQAAGCALAGQREEAKRWLETLAGLEKATGGAERAVTSLGQPGRGWHGARDGEERATDSGAVYAFTLDADKSKLWRLASPADWSGYREARVRVKLVEGEPVRLLFKLGNGIIQRTGWTWEIHCAPGEPRDLLIPIPHEMLDTTAIRELSLFIWEPKSARRFELSGIWLR, encoded by the coding sequence ATGACGACGCGGAGCTGCAGTCCGCTCTGGGTGCTCGGCCTCGCCCTTCTGCTCGCAATGCCGGGGGCCGCGCGCGGAGGCGAGCCCGGACTCTGGGTCCTGAGTTCGCTCGCGAAGCCGCTCCCTTCGCAACCCACGCCGGACTTCCTCGTGCAATTCGAGTGCGAGCCCGAGATCCGCGCCGCGCGCGGCGAGAGCGAAGCGCTGCAGCTGCTCGTCCTCGCGCCGGCCGAGGGACTCCGCGCGCTGCGCGCGGAGAGCGGCGCCTTCGTCGGTCCCGCGGGCGAGCGCTGGGCGCCCGGCACCCTGCGCTGCGACTTCGTCGGCTACGTCACGACGCAGAAGCCCTACTACGGCACCCTGCGCGTGGGCGAGTGGCCGGACCCGCTGCTCGCGGCGCGCAGCGTCGATGTCCCCGCCGGGCACGCGCAGCCGATCTGGGTCGAGATCGACGTCCCCCGCGCGGCCAAGCCCGGCCGCTATCAAGGCGAGCTGCTGCTCAGCGCCACGGGCTGGACGAAGCGGCTGCCCCTGACGGTCGAGGTCTGGGACTTCGAGCTGCCGCTCGCGCCCAGCCTGCCCAGCTCCTTCCTGCTGCGCGTGCGCTACCTCTACGACTTCCACAAGCTCGAGCGGGGCACGCCCGCCGCCGAGGCGATGATCCGCCGCTATCACGAGAGCATGCTCGCGCACCGCATCATGCCGACGCATGTGGGCACGGACGAAGTGCACACGCGGCCAGAGCTGACCCTGAGCGACGACGGCCGCCTCCGCCAGGCCGACTTCCGCGCCTTCGACGCCAAAATCGAGTGGGCGATGGCCCGCGGGCAGACGCACTTCGGACACGAGGGCCCACGCAGGATCAATCCGCTCAGCGAAGGCAACTGGCGCGCCATCGCCGACCACCTGCGCGAGAAGGGCTGGCTCGATCGCTTCTACACCTACCTCGCCGACGAAACCTACGAGGGCGTGGCCGAGGTCACGGCGATGGTGAACCGCGCGGCGCCGGACCTGAAGAACCTGATCACGCAGTTGCCGAAAGAGGGCTTCCCCGACGTGGACCTCTGGTGCCCGCGCCTCGGTGACGCGCAGATGCACGCCCGGGACATCGGCCACCGGCTCAAGCTGACAGGCAGGAGCCGCAAGGACCTCTGGGTCTACACGGCCGGCAACGCGGGCAGCGACGTGCCGGCGCTGCACCTGGACGTCCCCGGCATCGAGGCGCGCGTCTCGCCGCTGGCGATCTGGACCGAAGGCTACGGCGGCTTCCTCTTCTGGTGCGTGAACTACTGGACCGTCGATCCCTGGCTCGATCCCATGGTCTACCCGCGCCAGAACGGCAACGGCAGCCTCTACTATCCGGGGCCAGAGGGGCCGCTGCCGGCGGTCCGCCTCAAGCTGCTGCGCGACGGCTTCGACGACGTCGACTACGCCGCTCTGCTCGATGCGCGGCAGGATCCGCTCGCCACCCACATTCTCGAGGGGCTGCCGGTGCGCAGCGCCCTCGACTGGCCGCGCGATCCGCGCCCCCTGCTCGCCTGGCGCCAGGCGGCAGGCTGCGCGCTGGCGGGCCAGCGCGAAGAGGCCAAGCGCTGGCTGGAGACGCTCGCCGGGCTGGAGAAGGCGACCGGCGGCGCTGAGCGCGCGGTCACCAGTCTCGGTCAGCCGGGCCGCGGCTGGCACGGCGCGCGTGACGGCGAGGAGCGCGCCACGGATAGCGGGGCCGTCTACGCTTTCACTCTCGACGCGGACAAGAGCAAGCTCTGGCGACTGGCCTCGCCGGCCGACTGGAGCGGCTACCGCGAGGCACGCGTGCGCGTGAAGCTCGTCGAGGGCGAACCCGTGCGGCTGCTCTTCAAGCTCGGCAATGGCATCATCCAGCGCACGGGCTGGACCTGGGAGATCCACTGCGCACCGGGCGAGCCGCGCGATCTGCTCATCCCGATCCCGCACGAGATGCTCGACACGACGGCGATCCGCGAACTCAGCCTCTTCATCTGGGAGCCGAAATCGGCCCGCCGCTTCGAGCTCAGCGGGATCTGGCTGCGCTAG